In Paenibacillus larvae subsp. larvae, the following proteins share a genomic window:
- a CDS encoding MazG-like family protein has translation MKISEIQEHVNELSIKHGFDESTIEQRALFLVTEVGEMVRKLLHVSYHPDHENIKEIKDHLGLEMYDIVWNICELANKLDIDSRKIIFKKDGDQSNPNVVDTLLLINQTMEMRK, from the coding sequence ATGAAAATATCCGAAATACAAGAACATGTAAATGAGTTAAGTATTAAACATGGATTCGACGAATCCACCATTGAGCAAAGAGCACTTTTTCTTGTTACCGAAGTTGGAGAAATGGTCAGAAAACTGTTGCATGTTTCCTACCATCCAGATCATGAAAATATTAAAGAGATTAAAGATCACCTTGGACTTGAGATGTACGATATCGTCTGGAACATCTGTGAACTCGCAAATAAACTCGATATAGATTCTAGAAAAATCATTTTCAAAAAAGATGGAGATCAATCAAACCCGAACGTGGTAGATACCTTATTATTAATAAATCAAACAATGGAGATGAGAAAGTGA
- a CDS encoding phenolic acid decarboxylase codes for MKDLNEFLGSHFIYTYRNGWEYEFYIKNEDTVDYRIHSGMVGGRWVRDQKADIVKIVDGVFKVSWTEPTGTDVSLNFMPNDNRMHGVIFFPKWVHEHPEITVCYQNDFITLMEESRLRYETYPKYVVPEFADITFYKNEGVNNEKVISQAPYNGMTNDIRSGKLTF; via the coding sequence ATGAAAGATCTAAATGAATTTTTAGGAAGTCACTTCATTTACACTTATAGAAATGGTTGGGAATATGAATTTTATATTAAAAATGAAGATACAGTCGATTATCGAATCCATAGTGGAATGGTAGGAGGACGCTGGGTTCGCGACCAAAAAGCAGATATTGTTAAAATCGTGGATGGAGTTTTTAAAGTTTCATGGACTGAACCGACAGGTACTGATGTTTCACTCAATTTTATGCCTAATGATAATCGAATGCATGGAGTTATTTTCTTTCCTAAATGGGTTCATGAACATCCAGAAATAACGGTTTGTTACCAAAATGACTTCATCACCTTAATGGAAGAATCCCGCTTAAGATATGAGACTTATCCTAAGTATGTTGTCCCCGAGTTTGCTGACATCACTTTTTACAAAAATGAGGGAGTCAATAATGAAAAAGTTATATCTCAGGCTCCGTATAATGGGATGACTAATGATATTCGTTCAGGAAAGTTAACCTTTTAA
- a CDS encoding recombinase family protein gives MDRLARNLDDLRKLVQSLTERGVRVEFIKENLTFTGEDSPMATLMLSIMGAFAEFERALIRERQREGILLAKQRGAYRGRKRALSRETIAEIRRKVQAGETKAALAREYGISRETLYRYLRRTDD, from the coding sequence ATGGACCGCCTAGCACGTAATCTCGATGATCTAAGGAAATTGGTTCAATCGCTAACTGAGCGTGGGGTTCGTGTTGAATTCATCAAAGAAAATCTCACCTTCACCGGTGAAGATTCCCCTATGGCTACACTGATGCTATCCATTATGGGAGCCTTTGCAGAATTCGAGCGGGCATTGATTCGCGAACGACAACGGGAGGGCATCTTACTGGCCAAACAACGGGGCGCATACCGCGGAAGGAAACGGGCACTCTCTCGTGAAACAATCGCTGAGATAAGGCGAAAAGTTCAAGCTGGAGAAACGAAAGCGGCTTTGGCGCGAGAGTATGGCATTAGCCGCGAGACGCTGTACCGATATCTTAGAAGAACGGATGATTGA
- a CDS encoding Tn3 family transposase, which yields MSRKRARELLTSEQRLEFLSIPDQISEYELGSHYTLSPHDIKIIKLHRRDHNKLGFALQLCVLRFPGCTLSDVHHIPNRVVDYIANQLNIDAKEINRYAEREQTKHEHLDEIRQEYGFRNFTIRDYRSVSQTLLQHALENGNAIYLIRTVIDELRRQKIILPAMSVVERIVWETRRRAEEKIFKLLASSLNAEQVNKLDHTLTVVPKSSRTYLAWLREIPGSISPDSFLKVIEKLEYIRSLQLQIDTKGIHPNRLRQLSKIGARYEPHSFRRFNDQKKYAILVAYLLELLQDLTDRAFEIHDRQIMSLLSKGRKAQEEMQKQNGKSINEKVVHFADLGAALIKARNEGIDPFVALEAVMPWKQLVESVEEAKQLARPIDFDYLDLLEKKFYSLRKYTPKLLKVFEFRSTKSAESLLEAIEIIRDMNETGKRKVPEGAPLDFVANRWQKHVYDDDGTINRHYYEMAIITELRNYVRSGDVSIVGSRQHKDFDEYLVSKEEWNQTQLNATRLAVGWSAKEYLEERTESLLNRLKWVSENVDDLEGVSVEDGKLHINRLGKDVPDEARNFSLSLYELLPRIKLTDYSWKLPTGLVFTNNLYTLLVTVVPNAEETIILMATLMALGTNIGLTKMAEATPGISYRQMANAAQWRLYEDAMNKAQAVLVNFHHKLALSSYWGTGTTSSSDGMRVQIGVASLHADANPHYGTGKGATIYRFVSDQFSSFYTKVINTNARDAVHVIDGLLHHETDLTIEEHYTDTAGYTDQVFGLTHLLGFRFAPRLRDLSDSKLYTIGKPSDFPKLEKLLRGQINTKIVKENYDDVLRLAHSIREGTVSASLIMGKLGSYARQNRLATALREMGRIEKTIFILDYISSETLRRKIHRGLNKGEATNALARAIFFGKHGELRERALQDQLQRASALNILINTISVWNTVYLGKATEYIKEKSVLQENLLHHISPLGWEHINFLGEYLPN from the coding sequence ATGTCAAGAAAACGGGCCAGAGAATTACTTACGTCAGAACAACGATTAGAATTCTTATCTATTCCAGACCAAATTAGCGAGTACGAACTAGGTAGTCACTACACTTTGTCTCCTCATGATATAAAAATCATTAAACTTCACCGGAGGGACCATAACAAACTGGGCTTTGCTTTACAACTCTGTGTACTCCGTTTCCCAGGCTGTACCTTATCTGACGTTCACCATATACCAAATAGGGTTGTAGACTATATTGCAAATCAATTAAACATCGATGCGAAAGAAATTAATCGGTATGCGGAACGTGAACAGACAAAGCATGAACACCTCGATGAAATTAGGCAGGAATATGGATTTCGCAATTTTACTATTCGTGATTACCGCTCAGTATCCCAAACTCTATTACAACATGCCCTTGAAAACGGCAATGCGATATATTTGATCCGCACTGTGATTGATGAACTACGGAGGCAGAAAATTATATTGCCGGCGATGTCCGTGGTAGAACGTATAGTATGGGAGACCAGGCGGAGAGCTGAAGAAAAAATCTTTAAACTGCTTGCATCCAGTTTAAATGCAGAGCAAGTCAATAAATTAGACCATACGTTGACTGTGGTGCCGAAAAGTAGTAGGACCTATCTAGCATGGCTTCGAGAGATCCCTGGCAGCATTTCTCCTGATTCCTTTCTCAAAGTTATTGAAAAGCTTGAGTATATTCGATCATTACAATTACAGATCGATACAAAAGGTATCCATCCGAACCGCCTGCGCCAACTTTCTAAAATTGGTGCACGCTATGAACCACACTCTTTTCGTCGGTTTAATGATCAGAAAAAATACGCAATTCTTGTTGCTTATTTGCTGGAACTGCTTCAGGATTTGACAGATCGGGCATTTGAAATCCATGATCGCCAGATCATGTCTCTTCTCTCTAAAGGTAGGAAAGCTCAGGAAGAAATGCAGAAACAAAACGGTAAGTCAATTAACGAGAAAGTTGTTCACTTTGCCGATCTTGGGGCAGCTCTCATCAAAGCGCGAAACGAAGGTATTGATCCTTTTGTGGCATTGGAGGCTGTCATGCCGTGGAAGCAACTTGTCGAATCCGTTGAGGAAGCAAAACAATTGGCGCGGCCGATCGACTTCGATTATCTTGACTTACTGGAAAAGAAGTTTTATTCACTTCGAAAATATACACCCAAGCTGTTGAAAGTATTTGAATTTCGTTCTACTAAGTCGGCAGAATCTTTGCTCGAAGCAATTGAGATTATAAGAGACATGAACGAAACAGGAAAACGGAAAGTACCCGAAGGTGCTCCGCTGGATTTTGTGGCCAATCGCTGGCAAAAACATGTTTATGATGATGACGGCACCATTAACCGACACTATTATGAAATGGCCATTATAACGGAATTACGGAATTACGTGCGCTCCGGAGACGTATCGATTGTCGGAAGCCGTCAGCATAAAGACTTTGACGAATATCTTGTCTCTAAAGAGGAATGGAACCAGACACAGCTCAACGCCACTCGGCTTGCAGTGGGTTGGTCAGCGAAGGAATATCTGGAAGAACGAACGGAATCTTTGCTGAATCGGTTGAAATGGGTTTCAGAGAACGTCGATGATTTGGAAGGTGTCAGTGTAGAAGACGGCAAATTACACATAAATCGACTGGGGAAAGATGTTCCGGATGAAGCTCGGAATTTCAGTCTCTCTCTATACGAGCTGCTGCCACGTATTAAGCTGACTGATTACTCATGGAAGTTGCCAACTGGACTGGTTTTCACGAACAATTTATACACGCTTCTAGTAACCGTGGTCCCTAATGCAGAGGAAACCATAATTCTAATGGCAACACTTATGGCATTGGGAACGAATATTGGTTTGACAAAAATGGCTGAGGCTACACCAGGTATTTCATATCGCCAGATGGCCAACGCTGCTCAGTGGCGACTATATGAAGATGCCATGAACAAGGCACAGGCTGTACTGGTGAACTTTCACCATAAACTGGCGCTGTCGTCGTATTGGGGAACAGGCACCACGTCCTCATCAGATGGAATGCGCGTGCAGATCGGCGTTGCGTCGCTTCATGCTGACGCTAATCCGCATTATGGTACCGGCAAAGGCGCGACCATATACCGATTCGTAAGCGATCAGTTTTCCAGTTTTTACACAAAGGTCATCAATACCAATGCAAGGGATGCTGTTCACGTTATTGATGGGCTACTTCATCATGAAACCGATCTTACGATCGAAGAGCATTATACCGATACGGCCGGTTATACTGATCAGGTTTTTGGATTGACACATCTTCTTGGTTTCCGTTTTGCTCCGCGGCTACGGGACCTTTCTGATTCCAAGCTGTATACCATCGGGAAGCCTAGCGATTTTCCGAAACTGGAGAAGTTGCTGCGCGGTCAAATCAATACAAAGATCGTTAAGGAGAATTACGATGATGTATTACGGCTCGCGCACTCCATCCGGGAAGGAACGGTTTCGGCTTCGCTGATTATGGGGAAACTTGGCTCTTATGCACGGCAAAACCGTTTGGCAACAGCACTCCGCGAAATGGGGCGAATTGAAAAAACCATTTTTATCCTGGACTATATTTCAAGCGAAACGTTGCGGCGGAAAATTCACCGGGGATTAAACAAAGGCGAAGCAACAAACGCCTTGGCCAGAGCAATCTTCTTTGGCAAGCATGGGGAATTACGTGAACGTGCATTACAGGACCAACTCCAAAGAGCCAGTGCGTTAAACATTCTAATCAATACGATTAGTGTCTGGAATACTGTTTATTTGGGAAAAGCGACGGAATACATAAAAGAGAAAAGTGTTCTGCAAGAGAATCTGCTGCACCACATTTCTCCTCTTGGATGGGAGCATATCAATTTTCTTGGTGAATACCTTCCAAACTAA
- a CDS encoding PadR family transcriptional regulator, which yields MSRRILKHAILGLVSREDMSGYDITSEFKKAIGQFWSAKHSQIYVELKNLLNDDLITQYIEMSGAKLEKKMYKLTEKGKMELEKWLLDMDNSVETEKDVFALKVYFLKDIPEKGVLFKNQLKIKKDKLLYLKEQFNLLFGAEKNPRDLNTEELGHYLVLTKAIYREEAYICWLNKSLDLINIHRDSSNYTSKRGVLKA from the coding sequence GTGAGTCGCCGAATTTTAAAACACGCTATTTTAGGGTTAGTAAGCAGAGAAGATATGAGCGGATATGATATTACATCTGAATTTAAAAAAGCCATTGGACAGTTTTGGAGTGCAAAGCACAGCCAGATCTATGTTGAATTAAAAAACTTATTAAATGACGATTTAATCACGCAGTATATAGAGATGTCTGGGGCCAAACTTGAGAAAAAGATGTACAAACTTACTGAAAAAGGAAAGATGGAGCTAGAGAAATGGCTGCTTGACATGGATAACAGTGTAGAAACTGAAAAGGATGTTTTTGCTTTAAAGGTTTACTTTTTGAAGGATATCCCAGAAAAGGGTGTGTTATTCAAAAACCAATTAAAAATAAAGAAGGATAAGTTACTTTATCTTAAAGAACAGTTCAATTTACTATTTGGAGCAGAGAAAAATCCAAGGGATCTGAATACGGAAGAATTAGGCCATTATTTGGTTTTGACAAAAGCTATTTACCGTGAAGAGGCTTATATTTGCTGGCTAAATAAAAGTCTGGATTTAATAAATATCCATCGAGATAGCTCTAACTATACGAGTAAAAGGGGTGTTCTCAAAGCTTAA
- a CDS encoding SAM-dependent methyltransferase — protein MSQLLETLDKERLAVNPLLKRKSELGQFLTPSSVAKYMASFFDKSKLYEPKILDAGAGIGALTSAVLERIVAEKTSNCAEVTVVEIDEVLRERLQSTLSLFEDKLNLKRGVVPDDFIEWATNHLLNEDSLLAEKKIRFTHAILNPPYKKIASSSRHRKLIRSVGIETVNLYSAFLGLTIELMDDGGEIVAIIPRSFCNGPYFRPFRQLILDKTAIKHMHLFDSRDKAFKDDEVLQENVIIKLERGGIQGEVTISTSQDDSFKDYVLNSYPFEKIVQPQDKEIFIHIPTSTEEDFIEKYPSVCYSLEDIGVAVSTGPVVDFRVKGHLREMPEEDTVPLFYPNHFVGAAVEYPKVMKKPNAVVRDEAMEKWLYPNGYYTVVKRFSSKEEKRRVVAGVLNPHYIDYPVVGFENGLNVFHYNKQGISAEMAYGLFAYLNSSAVDKYFRVFNGHTQVNATDLRTMKYPSKEKLELLGRWVMSNSNTIGQEGIDQKLEEVISND, from the coding sequence GTGTCTCAATTACTTGAAACTTTAGATAAAGAACGATTAGCGGTCAATCCTTTGTTGAAGCGTAAATCCGAACTTGGACAATTTTTAACACCATCGAGTGTCGCTAAATATATGGCTTCGTTTTTCGATAAAAGTAAATTATATGAGCCTAAGATTTTAGACGCTGGAGCTGGTATCGGTGCACTAACAAGTGCTGTCTTGGAACGTATTGTAGCCGAAAAGACAAGCAATTGCGCGGAAGTTACTGTGGTGGAGATTGATGAAGTTTTACGAGAACGACTTCAGTCTACACTGTCTTTATTTGAGGACAAGCTTAACTTGAAAAGGGGAGTAGTACCAGATGACTTTATCGAATGGGCAACCAATCATTTGCTCAATGAGGACAGCTTATTGGCTGAAAAAAAGATTCGTTTTACTCATGCAATACTTAATCCACCTTACAAGAAAATAGCCAGTTCATCTCGCCATCGTAAATTGATTCGTTCCGTTGGCATTGAGACTGTTAATTTATATTCTGCATTCCTCGGACTAACAATTGAGTTGATGGACGATGGTGGGGAAATTGTTGCAATCATTCCTAGAAGTTTCTGCAATGGACCATATTTTCGTCCATTCCGGCAATTAATCTTAGATAAAACAGCTATCAAGCACATGCACCTTTTTGATTCCAGGGATAAGGCATTTAAGGATGATGAGGTGCTGCAAGAAAACGTGATCATTAAGTTGGAGCGTGGGGGAATTCAGGGTGAAGTGACGATCTCAACATCGCAGGATGACAGCTTTAAGGACTATGTATTGAATAGTTATCCATTCGAGAAGATCGTCCAGCCACAAGATAAAGAGATATTTATTCATATTCCGACTTCCACAGAGGAGGATTTCATTGAAAAGTATCCTTCGGTATGTTATTCGCTCGAGGATATTGGAGTAGCGGTTTCAACCGGACCAGTTGTTGATTTCCGGGTAAAAGGCCATCTACGCGAGATGCCGGAAGAAGATACAGTACCTTTGTTCTATCCTAACCATTTCGTCGGAGCTGCTGTGGAATATCCGAAAGTCATGAAAAAACCTAATGCAGTAGTTCGTGATGAGGCAATGGAGAAATGGTTATATCCAAATGGTTATTATACAGTTGTTAAACGGTTCTCATCTAAAGAGGAGAAGCGTAGAGTTGTTGCTGGGGTATTAAATCCACATTATATAGATTATCCGGTAGTTGGCTTCGAAAACGGTCTGAATGTTTTCCACTACAACAAGCAAGGTATTTCAGCGGAAATGGCTTATGGATTATTCGCATACTTGAATTCATCGGCAGTCGATAAGTACTTTAGGGTTTTTAACGGTCATACTCAGGTGAACGCCACTGATCTACGAACCATGAAATATCCGAGTAAGGAAAAATTAGAACTTCTTGGTAGATGGGTGATGTCCAATTCTAATACAATAGGCCAAGAAGGGATTGATCAGAAATTGGAGGAAGTTATAAGTAATGACTAA
- a CDS encoding site-specific integrase, whose product MVEKSDAKVIEGFNEYLNSEGSSSGTVQTYTRIIREFANWLKYNGGNFDQ is encoded by the coding sequence ATGGTTGAAAAAAGTGACGCAAAAGTCATTGAAGGTTTTAACGAGTATCTGAATTCTGAGGGAAGTAGTTCTGGGACAGTTCAAACCTATACCCGCATTATACGAGAGTTTGCAAACTGGTTAAAGTATAATGGTGGAAATTTTGACCAATGA
- a CDS encoding C40 family peptidase yields the protein MKCCRRSSVRLWFALLGKDTNVGLTPEQLEIVYHDLPEGEWGGEAVRLTLTRLGDPYSQVLAGQNRYTDCSYLIQWVYRQLSIQLTRTAVEKARRCVDNGWTIRFEDLAPGDLVFWS from the coding sequence ATGAAATGTTGTCGGCGGAGTTCCGTCCGCTTATGGTTCGCACTTCTCGGTAAAGATACGAATGTTGGTTTGACGCCTGAGCAGCTTGAAATAGTTTATCACGATCTGCCGGAAGGGGAATGGGGCGGTGAAGCTGTCCGCTTGACGTTGACGCGCTTGGGCGATCCATACAGTCAAGTTTTGGCCGGGCAAAACCGCTATACAGATTGCAGTTACCTTATCCAGTGGGTGTATCGGCAGTTGAGCATTCAGTTGACGCGGACGGCGGTCGAAAAAGCCAGACGCTGCGTCGATAACGGGTGGACAATCCGTTTTGAAGATTTGGCTCCCGGCGACTTGGTCTTTTGGAGCTAA